CCGCCCGTCTTTGCCGATTACCCATAAAACGACATATACAAATAGTTAAAAAACCTTCTTCAACGCAGCCTCAACCAAAGACGGCACATACCCCGAGAGATCCTTATGAAACGAGGCCAGCTCCTTAATAGCGGAAGAACTTACCAGGGCATACCGGGGGGCGGTGGTCATAAACAGGGTCTCCATATCCGGAGCCAGGGTTTTATTCCAGAGGGAAAGGTCAAATTCGTAGGGAAAATCGGTCGGCCCGCGAATACCCCGGACGAGTACCTTGATGCCCCGGGCTTGCATAAAATCCACCGTTAGCGCCCCGGAACTTTCAACCGTAACATTTCCCCAAGGTTTGACCAGTTCCAAAACCATGGATAATCGTTCCTCCAGGGGAAAGAGGCTCTTTTTTTGCCGATTTTCGGCCAAAACTACCACCAATTCGTCAAAAAGGGAGGCTGCCCGTTCAATTATATCAAGATGGCCAAAG
This genomic interval from Treponema primitia ZAS-1 contains the following:
- the coaD gene encoding pantetheine-phosphate adenylyltransferase; the encoded protein is MLKAAFPGSFDPPTFGHLDIIERAASLFDELVVVLAENRQKKSLFPLEERLSMVLELVKPWGNVTVESSGALTVDFMQARGIKVLVRGIRGPTDFPYEFDLSLWNKTLAPDMETLFMTTAPRYALVSSSAIKELASFHKDLSGYVPSLVEAALKKVF